The segment GGAGCGAGACAAAGTCCTCCGTGCGTTCCAAAATGAATCTGTTCAGATATTGGTGTCTACTGACGTAGCAGCCAGAGGAATAGACGTCAGAGATCTGACCTATGTCGTGCACTACCAGGTCTCTCAGGATTTGGAATATTACATCCATAGAGCTGGGCGTACGGGTCGTGCAGGACAAAAGGGACTCTCACTATGCCTGATCGAAGAACGTGAAGAGAAAACAATTCGATTCCTAGAGAAGGAATTGAAAATCAAAATGAAGGAGATCAAGGACTGATTGATTCACGCGGGTATTGATGTATAAACCCATGGTGTTTTGTGAGCCACAGACCACGGTGGCAGCTGAGACAGCTCAGTCTCCTTGGTCTGTGGCTCACAAACCAACTACCAAAGTGGAAAATTATACTATGAACAATTAGCATCTTGTACATTCAGCATGTCTTAGATTATAGACTCTCCATTGAGGTCTGTGGTCAGTATCTCGCTCATGTAATCCAAAAAGGGTCTCATGTTTTTGAATTGCTCTGCCATGATTTGAGCAAAGTTTTCACTCAAGGATTCTTTGTTGGCAAAGGTGTGCCGAACCAGAAATTGCTTGTATCTGAGCAGGTCTATGGCTGGATCCTCTGGATCAAATCCCCGAGGGTAAGTCTTGAGCTGTTCCCCTTCCAAACTACCAAAATTTGTCTTGAATGATTGGGAATTTAAAATGTCCCTGAGTACGTCTGGATCTTGCTGGATCTGCTTGCGGATGTGAAGTAAATCTTGCGTGCTGGGATTCCAAAAACCACCAATGATAGATGTATGATTGGGCTCCAGATGGTAATAATAGCCTCCTCTCAGTGCGGCAGTTGCCCTGCGAAACCCTCCACCAAAATATGTGCTGTAAGGTGTCTTGTCTTTAGAAAAGCGGACATCTCGATAGATACGATGCAGGCTTTTTTTGCCGTTTGGTGTTTCAATATGATCACTACTAGATAGGGCATGATGGAGCTGCTCGGCGAAAGCTATGACAATATGGTGGGCTGACTGGTAGGTCGTTTTATGCTCGTTGAACCACTCTCGGTTGTTGTTGTGTTGGAGTTGGGATAAAAATTCAAAAGGCTGCTGGAGTGACAAATGGCTCATATATAATATCGATCAATGCTGAAATCTACTGGTATGTATCATCTTGCAATGATACGTGAGAATGTGGCTTTGGGTGGTTGATTGTTGGCAAAGGGAAGAAGTTTTTTCCAGATGAATGAAGCAATCCGAAACTCTGAATCATCACAAGCGTATATTTGTTGCAACATGATTGAAGCAAAATGGAGATAAGCAAAGAAATCAAGACGAATTTTCTGAACAACAAAAATATGGCGATGGTCAATTTGATGTACACAGCCAATTGGTTCAGAGATCTCAACAAAAACATCCTCAAAAAATACAATCTCCTACCCCAACACTACAATGTGCTGAGAATTGTCAAAGGTAAATACCCAGATGCCAGCTGCCCTAGCGACATCAAAAGTGTGATGCTGGACAAAGGGCCGGACATCACCAGATTGATAGATAAGTTGGTCAGCATGGGTTACATCGAGAGATGTCTCAACCAAAGCAACCGCCGCAGCATGGACATTCGCATCAGCGACAAAGGAACACATGTACTCAAGGAAATGACCCAACTCATGGAGGCAGTACGAGATCAGCACTTTGGCCTGTCCGAAGAGGAGGCACTTACCTTGAGCCAGCTTCTTGACAAGGCGCGTCTATGATGCCCAATCACTAGGATTTTTGTCGATATAGGAATCTGGCTGTTTGGTTAAGTCTCCAAATCATGGTCAACCGTCTGCTTCCACTAATCTAGCTCAACCACCACATGAATCATGATATTTAGCATTACTTTAGAGCCATGTTACTAGATACAAGCAAATTGGGCAATTGGCCATTTCATCCTAAGAAATGGCCGTTTTTTTACGGCTGGATGATCATCATCAGTGGAACCATAGGTGTCACGATGAGTATTCCTGGTCAGACGATGGGTGTATCTACATTCACTGACAGCCTGCTGGATGTGATGGGCATGAGCAGGAATCAACTCAGCTTTGCCTAAATGTGTGGCACGATTTTGAGTGCCTCGATGCTGACATGGGTCGGAAGGCAGTATGATAGATATGGAGCGCGTCCAGTTGCTTTGTTGGCTACCATTGGATTGGGGATTGTGTTGATATATCTCAGTCAGGTGGACAGGATTCAGGCCGTGATTGGTGCAGATTCCACCTCTATGGTGGTCAATTTTCTGATCATGTTTTTTGG is part of the Reichenbachiella agarivorans genome and harbors:
- a CDS encoding DUF2461 domain-containing protein yields the protein MSHLSLQQPFEFLSQLQHNNNREWFNEHKTTYQSAHHIVIAFAEQLHHALSSSDHIETPNGKKSLHRIYRDVRFSKDKTPYSTYFGGGFRRATAALRGGYYYHLEPNHTSIIGGFWNPSTQDLLHIRKQIQQDPDVLRDILNSQSFKTNFGSLEGEQLKTYPRGFDPEDPAIDLLRYKQFLVRHTFANKESLSENFAQIMAEQFKNMRPFLDYMSEILTTDLNGESII
- a CDS encoding MarR family winged helix-turn-helix transcriptional regulator, giving the protein MEISKEIKTNFLNNKNMAMVNLMYTANWFRDLNKNILKKYNLLPQHYNVLRIVKGKYPDASCPSDIKSVMLDKGPDITRLIDKLVSMGYIERCLNQSNRRSMDIRISDKGTHVLKEMTQLMEAVRDQHFGLSEEEALTLSQLLDKARL